A region from the Halomicroarcula saliterrae genome encodes:
- the pfkB gene encoding 1-phosphofructokinase, producing the protein MIGTVTLNPAVDQTMRVDGPLAPDEVIRVEDARFDPGGKGINVSKYLTAMGTETVATGVLGGFVGRHVAERLESAGIATAFVDIEGVTRMNTTVLAADDEYKLNQAGPQVSPADVDAVVEKLRTRSPGTVVVAGSLPPGLDSDAIDRLARAGPWETVVDVDGPLLRELDAEFELCKPNVTELEAATGREITGVESAIEAARELRGDRFDRVLASLGPEGAVLVSADGVVHEPAIDCEVVDTVGAGDALLAGVLAATDAGADDADALHAGVVSATAAVSTQGTTLPSLPEPTASGVD; encoded by the coding sequence GTGATTGGGACCGTCACGCTGAACCCAGCGGTCGACCAGACCATGCGGGTCGACGGCCCGCTCGCGCCGGACGAGGTCATCCGCGTCGAGGACGCGCGGTTCGACCCCGGCGGGAAGGGTATCAACGTCTCGAAGTATCTCACCGCGATGGGGACCGAGACCGTGGCGACCGGGGTCCTCGGCGGGTTCGTCGGCCGCCACGTCGCCGAGCGGCTCGAATCGGCCGGTATCGCGACGGCGTTCGTCGACATCGAGGGGGTGACCCGAATGAACACCACCGTCCTCGCGGCGGACGACGAGTACAAGCTCAACCAGGCCGGGCCGCAGGTGTCCCCGGCCGACGTCGACGCCGTCGTCGAGAAGCTCCGGACGCGCTCGCCCGGGACGGTCGTCGTCGCCGGCAGCCTCCCGCCCGGCCTCGACAGCGACGCCATCGACCGGCTCGCGCGGGCCGGCCCGTGGGAGACCGTCGTCGACGTCGACGGCCCCCTCCTCCGGGAGTTAGACGCCGAGTTCGAGCTCTGTAAACCGAACGTCACGGAGCTCGAAGCGGCCACGGGGCGGGAGATAACCGGCGTCGAGTCCGCCATCGAGGCGGCGCGGGAACTCCGCGGTGACCGGTTCGACCGAGTCCTCGCGTCGCTCGGCCCCGAGGGAGCCGTCCTCGTCTCGGCCGACGGGGTCGTCCACGAGCCCGCAATCGACTGTGAGGTCGTCGACACCGTCGGGGCCGGCGACGCCCTGCTCGCCGGGGTGCTGGCGGCCACCGACGCGGGCGCTGACGACGCGGACGCGCTCCACGCCGGCGTCGTCAGCGCCACAGCGGCGGTGTCGACCCAGGGAACGACGCTGCCGAGTCTGCCGGAGCCGACCGCGAGCGGCGTGGACTGA
- a CDS encoding aldehyde dehydrogenase family protein, whose amino-acid sequence MVSEQTGAHVSPSVAGESRATGEGVEVTDRATGDVLATVETADDGTLSDAVESASAVMPTLRETPALRRAEWCEAIATGVRERRAELAESVVRESGTPIASARTEVESAAEQFDRVAGELRSLTGEYRTWTTVERTGDNSLVRAAPLGVVRCRPAARAPLATAALQVAPAIAAGNSVLLNPPTTASVTVSKLAEIVDPHLPAGACSFVPSVYVVAKGSETATNDVAAVIDSRSTAAPGATGHPGVTRFDLQLGGTATALVFPDADLDAAAATIAGDGPSGVDRRLAGASHVLVHDSVRAELVDRIAEELASWTAGDLFDEATSVAPLRDEEHVQRLTSRLRDAVARGAELVRGGEADGLTVEPTLVSDVPADAALRREEQLGPVVPVTAFGSQSDALRIADSTGPALAATVFTDSHSRAMDVAAAIDAGTVRVHGPDAAGAVSVERDRLGGIGGQGVQESITRLTRTKRVVQR is encoded by the coding sequence ATGGTCTCCGAGCAGACGGGCGCCCACGTCAGCCCGTCCGTGGCCGGCGAGTCCCGGGCCACCGGTGAGGGCGTCGAGGTGACCGACCGCGCCACCGGCGACGTCCTGGCGACGGTCGAGACGGCCGACGACGGGACGCTCTCGGACGCGGTCGAGTCCGCCTCGGCGGTGATGCCGACGCTCCGGGAGACGCCGGCGCTCAGACGGGCGGAGTGGTGTGAAGCTATCGCGACCGGTGTCCGGGAGCGCAGGGCCGAACTCGCTGAGAGCGTCGTCCGCGAATCGGGGACGCCGATAGCGAGCGCGCGGACCGAGGTGGAGAGCGCGGCCGAGCAGTTCGACCGGGTCGCCGGTGAGCTGCGGTCGCTGACCGGCGAGTACCGGACCTGGACGACGGTCGAGCGGACCGGCGACAACTCGCTCGTCAGGGCGGCGCCGCTGGGCGTCGTCCGCTGTCGCCCGGCGGCCCGTGCGCCCCTCGCCACCGCGGCCCTGCAGGTCGCCCCCGCCATCGCGGCCGGCAACAGCGTGCTGTTGAACCCGCCGACCACGGCGTCGGTCACCGTTTCGAAACTCGCCGAGATAGTCGACCCCCACCTCCCGGCGGGGGCGTGCAGCTTCGTCCCCAGCGTCTACGTCGTCGCGAAGGGCAGCGAGACCGCCACAAACGACGTGGCCGCGGTCATCGACTCCCGGTCGACCGCCGCGCCGGGCGCGACCGGCCACCCCGGCGTCACGCGGTTCGATCTGCAGCTGGGCGGGACGGCGACGGCGCTCGTGTTCCCGGACGCCGACCTCGACGCGGCCGCGGCGACCATCGCTGGCGACGGCCCGAGCGGCGTCGACCGGCGACTCGCCGGTGCCAGCCACGTTCTCGTCCACGACTCCGTCCGGGCCGAGCTCGTCGACCGCATCGCCGAGGAGCTGGCGAGCTGGACCGCCGGCGACCTGTTCGACGAGGCCACGTCGGTCGCACCGCTGCGCGACGAGGAGCACGTCCAGCGCCTGACGAGTCGGCTCCGGGACGCCGTGGCGAGGGGCGCGGAGCTGGTCCGGGGCGGCGAGGCCGACGGGCTGACCGTCGAGCCGACGCTGGTCTCGGACGTACCCGCCGACGCGGCGCTGCGCCGCGAGGAACAGCTCGGTCCCGTGGTTCCGGTCACCGCCTTCGGCTCCCAGTCGGACGCCCTGCGTATCGCGGACAGCACCGGCCCCGCACTCGCAGCGACCGTCTTCACCGACAGCCACAGCCGGGCGATGGACGTCGCCGCGGCCATCGACGCCGGGACGGTCCGTGTGCACGGCCCCGACGCGGCCGGCGCGGTCAGCGTCGAGCGCGACCGGCTCGGCGGTATCGGTGGACAGGGCGTCCAGGAGTCAATCACGCGGCTCACGCGGACCAAGCGGGTGGTCCAGCGGTGA
- a CDS encoding PTS sugar transporter subunit IIA yields the protein MTDQIPDDIDELIPASHISLSEPPAQKEACIESLLDLLVESGRVEDRQGALDALLAREAETTTGVGMGIGIPHAKTEAVSRPSLAFARSESGVDFGSMDDQPATLIFMILVPKEGGEDHLTILSSLSRALMHDDVRERLHAADDESEVQDTLREAIR from the coding sequence ATGACAGACCAGATACCCGACGACATCGACGAACTGATTCCGGCGAGCCACATCTCGCTGTCCGAACCACCCGCACAGAAGGAGGCCTGTATCGAGTCCCTGCTCGACCTGCTGGTCGAATCGGGCCGCGTCGAGGACCGACAGGGAGCCCTCGACGCCTTGCTCGCCCGCGAGGCAGAGACGACGACCGGCGTCGGCATGGGCATCGGTATCCCCCACGCCAAGACAGAGGCGGTCAGCCGGCCGTCGCTGGCGTTTGCGCGCTCGGAGTCGGGCGTCGACTTCGGCTCGATGGACGACCAGCCCGCGACGCTCATCTTCATGATACTCGTCCCGAAGGAGGGCGGGGAAGACCACCTCACGATACTCAGTTCGCTCTCGCGGGCCCTGATGCACGACGACGTGCGCGAGCGGCTGCACGCCGCCGACGACGAGAGCGAGGTGCAGGACACGCTCAGGGAGGCGATTCGATGA
- a CDS encoding PQQ-binding-like beta-propeller repeat protein, with the protein MSGRQTRRRYLATLGVAGAVGIAGCSNDSDNRTPTGDPSIPADIGRWATFGYDAANTGSAPQETGPTTNVIVQWQFPTGKQVFSSPTVVDGSLYVGSNDANVYCLSAVTGAEQWRFTTDDLVRSSPTVADGTVYVGSYDGYLYALSTGSGELEWKFEAGASGNPLVSGYPFAAAPTVVDDTVYVGSSDDSVYALDAENGDEQWSFETGGQVRTTPAVADGTVYVGSGDDTVYALSAADGAEQWAFDTGNSVDASPAASGGSVYVGTSGGDVLSLSAADGSVQWRSERGGEVVASPAVAEEAVFVGNTDGSVSALSTADGGEQWTFETDGAVRSPPSVAGGNVYVGSDDNTLYILSTGDGLVQWELATDGSVEASPAIADGVVFTASADGSVYGLTSP; encoded by the coding sequence ATGTCCGGGCGACAGACGCGGCGACGGTATCTCGCGACGCTGGGGGTGGCTGGAGCGGTCGGGATAGCCGGCTGTTCCAACGACTCAGACAACCGAACCCCCACCGGTGACCCCTCCATCCCCGCCGATATCGGTCGCTGGGCGACGTTCGGATACGACGCCGCAAACACCGGCTCGGCGCCCCAGGAGACGGGGCCGACGACGAACGTCATCGTCCAGTGGCAGTTCCCCACCGGGAAACAGGTGTTTAGCTCCCCGACGGTCGTCGACGGGAGCCTCTACGTCGGCAGCAACGACGCGAACGTCTACTGCCTCTCGGCCGTCACGGGCGCCGAACAGTGGCGCTTCACGACCGACGACCTCGTCCGGTCCTCGCCGACGGTGGCCGACGGGACCGTCTACGTCGGGAGCTACGACGGCTACCTCTACGCGCTCTCGACCGGCAGCGGCGAGCTGGAGTGGAAGTTCGAGGCCGGCGCGTCGGGGAACCCGCTGGTGAGCGGCTACCCGTTCGCCGCCGCCCCGACGGTCGTCGACGACACCGTGTACGTCGGGAGCAGCGACGACAGCGTGTACGCGCTCGACGCGGAGAACGGCGACGAACAGTGGTCCTTCGAGACCGGCGGGCAGGTCCGGACGACGCCGGCGGTGGCCGACGGGACCGTCTACGTCGGCAGCGGTGACGACACGGTGTACGCCCTGTCGGCGGCCGACGGGGCCGAGCAGTGGGCCTTCGACACCGGGAACTCGGTCGACGCCTCGCCGGCGGCGTCCGGCGGCTCCGTCTACGTCGGCACCAGCGGCGGGGACGTGCTCTCCCTGTCGGCGGCCGACGGGAGCGTCCAGTGGCGAAGCGAGCGCGGCGGCGAGGTCGTCGCCTCGCCCGCGGTGGCCGAGGAGGCCGTCTTCGTCGGGAACACGGACGGCAGCGTCAGCGCGCTGTCGACGGCCGACGGCGGCGAGCAGTGGACGTTCGAGACTGACGGCGCCGTCCGGTCGCCGCCGTCGGTCGCCGGCGGCAACGTCTACGTCGGCAGCGACGACAACACGCTGTACATCCTCTCGACCGGCGACGGGCTCGTCCAGTGGGAGCTCGCGACCGACGGGTCGGTCGAGGCCTCGCCCGCGATCGCGGACGGCGTCGTCTTCACCGCCAGCGCGGACGGCAGCGTCTACGGGCTGACCTCGCCGTAG
- a CDS encoding PTS fructose transporter subunit IIC, whose protein sequence is MSESNRIEGALRAHVTSVKEDLMTGVSFMIPFVTIGGIFLALAYAVGDTQSVFDNTGSAGWFLAQVGTAGLTIMVPILGAYIAYAIADRPGLAPGFLLSYIIQQGNVVSEAATVIGVSGGEAGAGYLGAIVAGLLAGYVARWFKGLDVPEFLAPMMPVLIIPIATMAVLTPIMLFVLGVPVALANAALTGFLQSMQGGQAILVGTILGGMMAFDMGGPVNKVAYVFSTGLITEGIYAPMAAVMIGGMVPPIGLALSNFISPHKYAAEMYENAKSGVVLGFSFITEGAIPYAAADPLRVIPAVVAGSAVGGAASMAMNITMPAPHGGVFVIPLSNKPFMFLGCIVLGSFVTAAVALLLKPDFEDRVEAGTESSAGTAQPSDD, encoded by the coding sequence ATGTCAGAGAGCAATAGAATCGAGGGCGCGCTTCGCGCTCACGTCACCTCCGTCAAGGAGGACCTGATGACCGGCGTGTCGTTCATGATCCCGTTCGTCACTATCGGCGGTATCTTCCTCGCCCTCGCGTACGCGGTGGGGGATACTCAGTCAGTCTTCGACAACACCGGCTCGGCCGGCTGGTTCCTGGCCCAGGTCGGTACCGCCGGCCTCACCATCATGGTCCCCATCCTGGGGGCCTATATCGCCTACGCCATCGCCGACCGACCCGGCCTCGCGCCGGGGTTCCTCCTGTCGTACATCATCCAGCAGGGTAACGTCGTCTCCGAGGCCGCCACCGTCATCGGCGTCTCGGGCGGCGAGGCCGGCGCCGGCTACCTGGGCGCCATCGTCGCCGGGTTGCTGGCCGGCTACGTCGCGCGCTGGTTCAAGGGCCTGGACGTGCCGGAGTTCCTGGCCCCGATGATGCCGGTGCTCATCATCCCCATCGCCACGATGGCGGTCCTGACGCCCATCATGCTGTTCGTGCTGGGCGTGCCCGTCGCGCTCGCCAACGCGGCGCTGACCGGGTTCCTGCAGTCGATGCAGGGCGGCCAGGCGATTCTCGTCGGCACGATTCTGGGCGGGATGATGGCCTTCGACATGGGCGGTCCGGTGAACAAGGTGGCCTACGTCTTCTCGACGGGGCTCATCACCGAGGGCATCTACGCGCCGATGGCGGCCGTGATGATCGGCGGGATGGTCCCGCCCATCGGGCTGGCGCTGTCGAACTTCATCTCCCCGCACAAGTACGCGGCCGAGATGTACGAGAACGCAAAGAGCGGCGTCGTGCTGGGCTTTTCCTTCATCACGGAGGGCGCGATTCCCTACGCCGCGGCCGACCCGCTCCGCGTCATCCCCGCCGTGGTGGCCGGCAGCGCCGTCGGCGGGGCCGCCTCGATGGCGATGAACATCACGATGCCCGCCCCCCACGGCGGTGTCTTCGTGATTCCGCTGTCGAACAAGCCGTTCATGTTCCTGGGCTGTATCGTCCTCGGGTCGTTCGTCACCGCCGCGGTCGCGTTGCTCCTGAAACCCGACTTCGAGGACCGCGTCGAGGCCGGCACCGAATCGAGCGCTGGAACCGCACAGCCGAGCGACGACTAA
- the ptsP gene encoding phosphoenolpyruvate--protein phosphotransferase — translation MASRTLRGTGATPRSGLGTVVWYDPEITLPDAGESVDVDAERDRFADAVETARAELERERDATAERVGEDEAAIFDAHIQFLKDPTIKDAVEASIEDGRPAALAVDDAFGGHIEQFEGMEGRMAERADDLRDVRDRLLRLLTGGERVDLADLPEGSVVLAERLTPSDTAQLDPETVAGFATVTGGRTSHAAIFARSLALPAVVGLGEALNDVEKGTEVVVDGDAGELLVDPDEAEREAARADDGADVVEESVATSDGREIEVAANVGRPEELEPAAARGADGVGLYRTEFLFLDRQSPPEEDEQYEAVRDALDTFPEGRVVVRTLDIGGDKRIPYLNLPDEENPFLGERGIRRSLDPDSDLFATQLRALLRAAADGAGELDVMFPLVATVDELEAAIAAVDDAEADLDERGVDYERPSLGVMVETPSAVFMADEFAKRVDFLSIGTNDLTQYVMAADRENERVGHLHDPTHPGVVRAIARTVEQAHEHDAWVGMCGEMAGNPDVTELLVGLGLDELSMSAVTIPDVKVAVSETEHSAARERAESALRVATRSELHETIQ, via the coding sequence ATGGCATCTCGTACACTCCGCGGCACCGGCGCGACGCCCCGCTCTGGACTCGGCACGGTCGTCTGGTACGACCCCGAAATCACGCTGCCCGACGCGGGGGAGTCGGTCGACGTCGACGCCGAACGCGACCGCTTCGCCGACGCCGTCGAGACCGCCCGCGCCGAACTGGAACGCGAGCGCGACGCCACCGCCGAGCGCGTGGGCGAGGACGAGGCCGCCATCTTCGACGCACACATCCAGTTCCTGAAAGACCCGACCATCAAAGACGCCGTCGAGGCGAGCATCGAGGACGGTCGGCCCGCGGCGCTGGCCGTGGACGACGCCTTCGGCGGCCACATCGAGCAGTTCGAGGGGATGGAGGGCCGGATGGCCGAACGCGCCGACGATCTGCGGGACGTGCGTGACCGCCTGCTGCGGCTGCTGACCGGCGGCGAGCGCGTCGACCTCGCCGACCTGCCCGAGGGCAGCGTCGTCCTCGCCGAGCGGCTCACCCCCAGCGACACGGCCCAGCTGGACCCGGAGACGGTTGCCGGCTTCGCGACGGTGACCGGGGGGCGCACCTCGCACGCGGCCATCTTCGCCCGGTCGCTCGCGCTGCCGGCGGTCGTCGGACTGGGCGAGGCCCTGAACGACGTGGAGAAGGGCACCGAAGTCGTCGTCGACGGCGACGCGGGCGAGCTGCTGGTCGACCCCGACGAGGCCGAGCGCGAGGCCGCGCGGGCCGACGACGGTGCCGACGTGGTCGAGGAGTCCGTCGCGACGAGCGACGGCCGGGAGATAGAGGTCGCCGCGAACGTCGGCCGGCCCGAGGAGCTGGAGCCGGCGGCGGCCCGGGGCGCGGACGGCGTCGGGCTCTACCGGACCGAGTTCCTCTTTCTCGACCGACAGTCACCGCCTGAGGAGGACGAACAGTACGAGGCCGTCCGCGACGCGCTGGATACGTTCCCCGAGGGCCGTGTCGTCGTCCGCACGCTCGACATCGGCGGCGACAAGCGGATACCGTATCTGAACCTCCCCGACGAGGAGAACCCGTTCCTCGGCGAGCGGGGCATCCGCCGGTCGCTCGACCCCGACTCGGACCTGTTTGCCACGCAGCTCCGGGCGCTGCTGCGAGCCGCCGCCGACGGCGCGGGCGAGCTCGACGTGATGTTCCCGCTGGTCGCCACGGTCGACGAGCTGGAGGCCGCCATCGCCGCCGTCGACGACGCCGAGGCCGACCTCGACGAGCGGGGCGTCGACTACGAGCGCCCGTCGCTGGGCGTGATGGTCGAGACGCCGAGCGCCGTCTTCATGGCCGACGAGTTCGCAAAGCGGGTCGACTTCCTCTCGATCGGCACGAACGACCTCACGCAGTACGTGATGGCCGCCGACCGGGAGAACGAGCGCGTGGGCCACCTCCACGACCCGACACACCCCGGCGTGGTGCGGGCCATCGCCCGGACCGTCGAGCAGGCCCACGAGCACGACGCCTGGGTCGGGATGTGCGGCGAGATGGCCGGCAACCCCGACGTGACCGAGCTGCTCGTCGGCCTCGGGCTGGACGAGCTCAGCATGAGCGCCGTCACCATCCCCGACGTGAAAGTCGCCGTGAGCGAGACCGAGCACAGCGCCGCACGCGAGCGCGCCGAGAGCGCGCTCCGTGTCGCAACGCGCAGCGAACTACACGAGACAATCCAATGA
- a CDS encoding HPr family phosphocarrier protein produces the protein MSKERTVEIVPEAGLHARPAALFVEAVNDHEAEVEAGPPDGDLVPARSMIAVTSLGVGQGDELRLVADGPDAGSVLDELERILTTPEDELEA, from the coding sequence ATGAGCAAAGAACGCACCGTCGAAATCGTCCCCGAGGCGGGGCTGCACGCCCGCCCCGCGGCGCTGTTCGTCGAGGCCGTCAACGACCACGAGGCCGAAGTCGAGGCCGGACCGCCCGACGGCGACCTCGTCCCCGCCCGGAGCATGATAGCCGTCACGAGCCTCGGGGTCGGACAGGGCGACGAACTCCGGCTCGTCGCCGACGGTCCGGACGCCGGGAGCGTGCTCGACGAACTAGAGCGAATACTCACGACCCCAGAGGACGAACTAGAGGCGTAA
- a CDS encoding class I fructose-bisphosphate aldolase: MHDFTDSPLVRNDKTLVLAHDHGLEHGPKQFAGVEERLDPREVFEMATHDAVTALAVGKGLAETYYPSYEDDVNLLAKLNGSSDLWMGDPYSPKNWTVDYAAELGADAIGYTIYPGVNRETDMFEDFRPVQEAARDHDLPIAMWSYPRGQAVKSHRSESIIAYAARLGLELGADFTKVKYPRSKDAMAHAVDAAADNRVLLSGGSKTSDRDFLELVADCMDVGVSGLAVGRNVWQREDPVDILDKLEDVVFEEAAVDAVLEE, translated from the coding sequence ATGCACGATTTCACCGACTCACCGCTCGTTCGCAACGACAAGACGCTGGTACTCGCTCACGACCACGGGCTCGAACACGGGCCGAAACAGTTCGCGGGCGTCGAGGAGCGCCTCGACCCCCGAGAAGTGTTCGAGATGGCGACCCACGACGCCGTCACGGCGCTCGCGGTCGGGAAGGGGCTCGCCGAGACCTACTACCCGAGCTACGAGGACGACGTGAATCTCCTCGCCAAGCTCAACGGCAGCTCCGACCTCTGGATGGGCGACCCCTACTCCCCGAAGAACTGGACAGTCGACTACGCCGCCGAACTGGGCGCCGACGCCATCGGCTACACCATCTACCCGGGCGTCAACCGCGAGACGGACATGTTCGAGGACTTCCGGCCGGTCCAGGAGGCCGCCCGCGACCACGACCTGCCCATCGCGATGTGGTCGTACCCGCGCGGGCAGGCCGTCAAGTCCCACCGCAGCGAGTCCATCATCGCCTACGCCGCCCGGCTCGGCCTCGAACTGGGCGCGGACTTCACGAAGGTCAAGTACCCCCGCAGCAAGGACGCGATGGCCCACGCCGTCGACGCGGCCGCGGACAACCGCGTGCTGCTGTCGGGCGGCTCGAAGACCTCCGACCGCGACTTTCTCGAACTCGTCGCGGACTGTATGGACGTGGGCGTCTCGGGCCTCGCCGTCGGCCGGAACGTCTGGCAGCGCGAGGACCCCGTCGACATCCTCGATAAGCTAGAGGACGTCGTCTTCGAGGAGGCCGCAGTCGACGCGGTGCTGGAGGAGTAA
- a CDS encoding PTS fructose transporter subunit IIB, producing MKFVAVTACPTGIAHSQMGAENLEQEAEKRGHDIEVEIQGAMGAENELTADDIAAADAAIIAADTSVNRDRFEDTPLVKGTIKDAVNDVEALMDEAEGAAGGDADTETTVGTDEADDADHDSGSPDARRGGDRSKSLVARLKRLLS from the coding sequence ATGAAATTCGTCGCAGTCACCGCCTGTCCGACCGGTATCGCACACAGTCAGATGGGCGCCGAAAACCTAGAACAGGAAGCCGAAAAACGCGGCCACGACATCGAAGTCGAGATTCAGGGCGCGATGGGCGCTGAGAACGAGCTCACCGCCGACGATATCGCGGCCGCCGACGCCGCCATCATCGCGGCCGACACCTCGGTCAACCGCGACCGCTTCGAGGATACCCCGCTCGTCAAGGGGACTATCAAGGACGCCGTCAACGACGTCGAGGCCCTCATGGACGAGGCCGAGGGCGCCGCCGGCGGCGACGCCGACACCGAAACGACGGTCGGTACTGACGAGGCCGACGACGCGGACCACGACAGCGGCTCTCCGGACGCGCGCCGCGGCGGCGACCGCTCGAAGAGCCTCGTCGCCCGACTGAAGCGCCTGCTGAGCTGA
- a CDS encoding archaea-specific SMC-related protein: MDSATALDEDATFTVEDIGGIASATVELEPGVTVLAGRNATNRTSFLQAIMAAHGSEWTSVKADAARGSVTLSMGEATYSRTVTRTEDGVVGSGSAVLADPALANLFAFLLEDNEARQAVVRGDDLRDIIMRPVDITEIRDEIRDAEERKDAIDDQLDHVASLKQRLPELEGRRERKRAAIEETREELATVEARIDQRDLNVDLTRANTDALETRLDELRATREELRRVREDIASEQESLSALRDERGRLAAERAGLPDAPSDRLDDIESRIGDRRERKRELSTYASRLQTVIGFNEDLLDGEHAQITDAIGARPETVGDITDQLYRGSKTTCWTCGSKVKLDRIESTLDRMREHRTETLAAVDDIETELAELTEERDRITETVDRRAELEATIEEVDAEIERRQSTLADRRERRDNLSARVGELEDKVSELRSAEVDEVLDLHSEANGLEFELDELESALDELDEEIADIESEIRRDEALVDRREAVVEELIDLRTRIDTLEAEATRQFNERMSDLLSLLEYENVERIWLERMDGPADSVATVDTDSVIEGSTFELHIVRSSEGGTVYEDSVDHLSESEREVTGLVFALAGYLVHDVHETVPFMLLDSLEAIDADRIAALVEYFASYAPYLVVALLPEDARALPDAYDRVTGIGQGESQSQ; this comes from the coding sequence ATGGACTCCGCGACGGCCCTCGACGAGGACGCGACGTTCACCGTCGAGGATATCGGCGGTATCGCGTCGGCCACCGTGGAACTGGAGCCGGGCGTGACGGTGCTCGCCGGTCGGAACGCCACCAACCGGACCTCCTTCTTGCAGGCGATAATGGCCGCCCACGGCAGCGAGTGGACGAGCGTCAAGGCCGACGCCGCTCGCGGCTCGGTGACGCTCTCGATGGGGGAGGCGACGTACTCGCGGACAGTCACACGGACCGAGGACGGCGTCGTCGGGTCGGGCTCGGCCGTCCTCGCGGACCCGGCCCTCGCGAACCTCTTTGCGTTCCTGCTCGAAGACAACGAGGCCAGACAGGCCGTGGTCCGCGGGGACGACCTGCGCGACATCATCATGCGTCCGGTCGACATCACCGAGATACGCGACGAAATACGCGACGCCGAGGAGCGAAAGGACGCCATCGACGACCAGCTCGACCACGTCGCGTCGCTCAAACAGCGCCTCCCGGAGCTGGAAGGCCGGCGAGAGCGCAAGCGAGCGGCAATCGAGGAAACGCGCGAGGAGCTGGCGACAGTCGAGGCACGCATCGACCAGCGGGACCTGAACGTCGACCTGACGCGGGCGAACACGGACGCCCTGGAGACACGACTCGACGAGCTCCGGGCGACGCGCGAGGAGCTCCGACGCGTCCGCGAAGACATCGCCTCCGAGCAGGAGAGCCTCTCGGCGCTGCGGGACGAACGGGGGCGTCTCGCGGCCGAACGCGCCGGCCTCCCGGACGCCCCGTCCGACCGCCTCGACGATATCGAGTCACGCATCGGCGACCGCCGGGAGCGCAAGCGCGAGCTCTCGACGTACGCCTCCCGGCTCCAGACCGTCATCGGGTTCAACGAAGACCTACTCGACGGGGAACACGCACAGATAACCGACGCTATCGGGGCCCGCCCGGAGACCGTCGGCGACATCACCGACCAGCTCTATCGGGGCTCGAAGACGACCTGCTGGACCTGCGGCTCGAAGGTGAAACTCGACCGCATCGAGTCAACCCTCGACCGAATGCGCGAGCACCGCACGGAGACGCTCGCGGCGGTCGACGACATCGAGACCGAGCTGGCGGAGCTGACAGAGGAGCGCGACCGCATCACCGAGACGGTCGACCGGCGGGCCGAACTCGAAGCCACCATCGAGGAGGTCGACGCGGAGATAGAGCGCCGCCAGTCGACGCTCGCCGACCGCCGCGAGCGACGGGACAACCTCTCGGCGCGGGTCGGCGAGCTGGAAGACAAGGTGAGCGAGCTGCGCTCCGCGGAGGTCGACGAGGTGCTCGACCTGCACTCGGAGGCCAACGGACTGGAGTTCGAGCTCGACGAGCTCGAGTCGGCCCTGGACGAACTCGACGAGGAGATCGCCGACATCGAGTCCGAAATCCGCCGCGACGAGGCGCTCGTCGACCGGCGGGAGGCCGTCGTCGAGGAGCTCATCGACCTCCGGACCCGCATCGACACGCTGGAGGCCGAGGCGACGCGGCAGTTCAACGAGCGGATGTCGGACCTGCTCTCCCTGCTCGAATACGAGAACGTCGAGCGCATCTGGCTCGAACGGATGGACGGTCCGGCCGACTCCGTGGCCACCGTCGACACCGACTCGGTCATCGAGGGGTCGACTTTCGAGCTCCACATCGTCCGCAGCTCCGAGGGCGGGACCGTCTACGAGGACAGCGTCGACCACCTCTCCGAGTCCGAGCGGGAGGTGACCGGCCTCGTGTTCGCGCTGGCGGGCTATCTCGTCCACGACGTCCACGAGACGGTGCCGTTCATGCTGCTGGACTCGCTGGAGGCCATCGACGCCGACCGCATCGCCGCCCTGGTCGAGTATTTCGCCTCTTACGCCCCGTATCTCGTCGTCGCGCTCCTGCCCGAGGACGCCCGGGCGCTCCCCGACGCCTACGACCGCGTCACCGGCATCGGTCAGGGCGAGTCGCAGTCGCAGTGA